The Accipiter gentilis chromosome 8, bAccGen1.1, whole genome shotgun sequence genomic sequence CACCTGATCTAGGTCTGTGCCGTGGTCCCCCGGCTCACCCCTGTAGCACAGCGCCTTTTTCTTCCGGTTGCAGGGCTCATCGTTCCACTTGCCCGACTCCCACTGCCGCTTGATGTAGATCTCCACGCAGTCCTGGTTGGAGCGGCGGTTGTTGGGTTCCCCGTCTGCCCAGTTCTCCGCCTCCTTCGTCAGCGCCTTCCTGGTGCCCACCCAGGTCCAGGTACCGCCCAGCTTGCGGATGCCAATCCAGTAGTAGCGCCCATGGAAGGGCAAGGTCTCGTTGAGGTACTCAATCTCCTGCTTGTTCTGGATCGCCACCAGGTCGGTGAAGAAGGTCTGGCAGTAGTTCCTCGCCTGCTCCCATGTGTAGTCCCCTTGGTCACTGTAGTGGTACGTCCAGGCACTCACCTCCACACGCGTCACCGCGCCTGTGAGAGAGGTTGATGTCTGGGATCGACGCAGAAAGGATGGGAGCCAGGTCGAAGATGGGGTCCCTTGGGACACGAGGGTGGGCTAGGGCTGGCATCAGGGGCAGCTGGGTGAGGGGACAGGACGAAGGGCCAAGTGTGGATGAGAATGGGGCTCTAAGGCTATATGGAGACCTGGGTGGATCAGGCATGGCAGAAGGAGCTGAGGTAGGGCAGAGGGAGACAGCACAGGGATGAGGAAGGTGGGGGAGATAGGGTGAAGGCTGAGACAAAGGGCAGCATGGGATGGGGCAGGCAGAGCGCAGGTGGCAGAAGAACCCCAATCAGTAATGCCAACCCCTCCTCTAGCACAGGGGGTGAaagcccagccccacagccctgctcccttgCCCACAAAGGTTTCCCAAAGGGGAAAACCCAACATCGAGATGGTTCCTTAGACATGGTTCCTTCCTCAAGTGCAGAATTGTACCACTTTGGTTTTCTTGCTTTACACTTCTACAGGAGAGTCAGCTTGGAGCAAGGCAGAGCAATGAGCTTGCCCTGACCCCAAAAAGCATTTGGATCCCAAGCTGCTCATTTGAGGCAGAGATGGTCTGAAGAGTCTTGTAAAACAAGTATTGCAAAACAACATCTTGCAAAAGTCAAGTTCACATCCTGGTCATGCCCACCAGTCAGGGCAAAGCCAGAAATTAACTGGAACCCACACCCAGAAGTGAAGGGCACTTTGCTGAAACACTACTCTTATTTACAGCATTTTATACCACAACTTGATGCAATCAAAGGGGGTTAGCCACAAAAAAaagcttcctccctcctccccagaagCAGGTATCTCCACAACTGCAGAAAGTGATACGGGGATCATATCTCCATCTGTGCATAAAGTGAGATGGGGATCAAAGTTTGCTCCAAACAACCAGCCTAGGGTACCCTGTGTCTCAGGAGAGCATATCACACTGTGGTCATGCAGGCAAAGGTCTGGGCATCACAGATTAGATGCAAATCTAGGGCTTCCCAACTCTAATTAGGGCTCCAGTTTGGTCAATAATTACgcatttttctaagaaaaattcctataatttgtctgcttttccttGTGAAGGAGCAAGCGATCCACTTTGTTCAACAAAACTGAAGCTGAGGAAAACGTGGGCTTTGACAACAGCCCCTTGGGAGTTTGGGGCTGCAGGACAGAAGCTCAGGGCACCTCCTGGGAGccttccccatcctcagctcccacCACCCACTTCCTGGCCCTCGCTACCTCCACGGCACAGCTCAGGGCAGCCGCCCTGCTGCCCTCACACACCCCATCCCCAAACCAAGAAGGACCAAGGGAGCCCATCTTCTATATGCCCATCCTCCATGTGTTCTCCTGCCTCTTTCTTCCAGCTCTACCAGTAACACCATCTCCGTAGCACAACTCCTCCCCACTACTTCCCCTCAGCCTTATGTTACGTCTCCCTGGAAGCTGAACCTCCAGGTGGGGGCTGTTTGCCTGCATTTCAACATCTCggctgccctggcagcccctgaCGCCTGCCCCCAGGATGCTGCTCAGCACCCGCCACATTTGGGGTGcctttgtatttttgctttccccTCAGAGATAAATCTCAGCCTCCTCCTGATGCTTCTGCATTTGTCTCTGTTCCTTAGCTCAATCACAAAATGTTCTTTGGAAAATAACCCAGCTCATGGAGGATCTCTATGGACAGAGCAGGCACCGGCAATTTTTGCTCTATGCAATGCCAACATGTGAAGGAAATATCCTACAGGCAGCAAAACCAAATTAGTTGCTACTCTGATTTCTTCTCCTGATGACAATTAGCAGCTTTAACTCTGTGTGgtgctgccccagctgtgctCCCCACCCTTGCACCTGTGGGTCCTGTGGCTTCGGCTATGCCCAGCTCCGCAGCATGGGCATGGGCGTAGGCAGgtggtggagctgctgctggctttctCTAGTTCATGGTACAATGCACCGGCTGCCACGCTGCTTTTGGGGAACAAGACGCCCTGTGGGGACCCTGTGCATGGCCTGGCCCTCCTCAGGGGAGCACAGTCCTGCGATGGGTCTGGCTGGAGGGACCTGGCCCGGGCAGAcgcagccccctcccagcccagaaGCATCCAGCCCTGGGACTGGCAGCTGGGGGGAGTGTGACTGATGAGCCCCCAAAATAACATTGCTGCCCTTCTCCAGTTTCCTGGACCTGCAGGCTCCTTGGCAGCAGGGTCACGCTGGGCTTACTGAGCAGGTGGCGGGCGGCTTACCCCATGTGATGGCAGCGATGCCCAGGTAGCAGATGCCACGAGAGCCCAGAGCCCACGTCCTCCCAGCAGACCGCAGTCCCGCAGCAGTGCCCTGCATGCCAAGGAAGAAGGCGTGAATATGCACATCCCACGGAGGCTCACGCACCCCGCCATGCACCCACACCACTGCCAGGCAGTCCTGGTAGCCACAAGGGCACGTTGCTTGTGCCGGCTTGCACACAGATAAGTGCGGTGCCGCTGGCCAGGCTCTGCTGCTGAAAGTGCCCCTCCAGCGAGGCACTTTGGCGGGGGGAGCCCCTACATCCAGGGCATGCCCTGTGccctccacccctccccacccaccccaggggtGGCATTGCCTCCGCAGTGCCAGTGCCCTGAGCGCCTGGCACAGCCTCGCTGCATGGGGCAGGGTCTCTCCAGGGCAGCCTGAGTCCATCCTGTGGGACCCCGGCAGCGGCACCGGTTCCGGGCAGCACCTGcccgcagccctgccctcccctaaCCCCCTTTTCCAGGCAGACCCCAACTCATCCCCAAGGAAAAGAGCAAGACCTACCATGTCGGCGCTGCAGACGCACCTtgcccagctgccagcagcaccaggcGCGTCTGGCCCTTGGCAGGCAGCAGCGCTCACACTTCCTCCGAGTGTGCAGAGCATCGCTCCCTGCCCTTGgcctcttcccctcccaccccagcctgctgccagCCCGCATCCTGCCCTGCACCCCCGCCTCTCCCGCTGCGGGGCTCTCCTACCCCTAGAGACCCCATTCCCAGCCCGGAGCTGGAGGGGAACAGCGGGGTCAACCCTGGCCGCGGCCCTGGGGGGACTCAGCTCGGCATCTGCCCCACGGCACGGGAGCTGGATGCATCCCCACGCTGCCACGGGAGCCCACCCGCAATGAGCCAGACCTGCCCGAGCCCCCCAGGAGGTGCAGAAGGGTCCAGCCCCGGCCCATGCTGCCCAGGGCACCGAGACCTCTCCAACCCACCAGGTCCATGTCGCGGTGCCCACACTGGTGGtcaggggatggaggagggacGAGGTATGATGAGCTCCCACACGGGCTGAGCGGGAACGTGGCTCACAGCCTCCCGGCTCCTGCGGCGGATGCTCTACTCGCTCGCAGGCTTTTTGCTTTGGCTGTGAATCTTCATATACTGTTTATAAATGTTACTTACACAATGTATTTTcctgtgtttgcttttaaatctttATGAGAAAGATCCAAGAACATGCCAGAGGAACTTCCCGAGTTTTAAATGTCCTTTATGAACTTCACCGATCCTTCAGGAACATGCCTCATTGTTCCACCTCCCCTTGGACCATTCTTGAATCACCACAAGTCTTTCCTTACCCTGTTCTGCTTCTAATTAATTAATTGCCTTGGCATGGTTTTCTACAGGAATTACCCCACTCACTTCCAGCTAGACTAAAGCGAGAGCCGTGCAGGTCACATGCAATTTCCAGTTCCAGAGAAATTGATGCTGCTCCAGCGGGACTCATGCTAGACAAAAGGAGGAACCCATCCCACAAAAGCCATAATGGACTACAATAACTTTATATTTGGCCAGTGTAAATGAAACTCAGTTCCTGTCTCTGGATATCTTTCTTGCAAAATGTTTTACTGTAATTATCTATTTCTGTGGAATTGCTGAGGATGAGCCTGTACGTCCAGTAATTCAGGAGCGCTCGCTTTCTAGCAGCTCACGTGCAGAGGGTGCACAAGGGAAGAAGCAGCGGGGCAGGCAGAGAGGCTGaggggcagctgctggggtgggagagCATCTCCAAACGCTGAGGGTCAcctgggcagggtgggagctGCCTCTCCCATGTGGTGGGAGACCTGCTGGGAGTCAGAGGGGTGCTCGCAGGTGCACAGCCCCGGAGGtgagcaggctgtgcccctgccagTTTCACTTCTTCTGAGACCCGACACGGTAGGGCAGAGCAGTAGAAAAAAACTATTCCCACCTTTATTTTTGTAACTACAAATAGTTTCTGGTattgtttaaaaaacagaaacaaggtgGCTGAGACCCAGAGACTGCCACTGCAAAGGGCAGAATATGGCCAAGTTCAAAGCTGCTTGTAGGGACAGGTACCCTGTGCCTGTGGGTACCTGGGCTTGGAGAGGGGGTCCTGCACGCCAGGACTGGTACTGAGGGTTGCTTTGCAGGTGCTGGAAAAAGGTACACATGGTGAGAGGGAAAGAAGACCTGAatcagctctgctgggagctggTTAATCACCAGGTTAATCACCCTTTCCCATCTTGGGTGGTTTCCAAGGCTGGCTCCCCAGGAAGGATTCAGGATGCTGCTGCCCCACTTACCAAGGAAGGGCCCGTCCCTGCCTTACGGGCTAAGCAGCACAGGGATTTCCCAGGCAGCGGGATGGCGCATCCCGTCCCCCCAGCTGCCCTCTGAGGGCACAGCACAGGCTGTGAGCCAGGGCTTCGCTCAGCAGGAGCTTAAGGGAGCAGGTACAAAGACACTTTCCCATGTCATGTCCTCACTATCCCTCGGCCCTGCAGGGATCTGGAATAGAAATGTGCCTCCTTTGCTGTGTCCTGGACCTGAGCCACAGATGGAGGCGACGCTCTCTCTCGCGAGAGCCCTGCCGCAGGCTGTATCTGTGAGGAAGGGGCACGGTTGCCCCACACATGCCTCGGCACCACTGCCGAGGGTGCCATGTAGCCAGCGGAGTTGGGCAACCCACACACAGGCTGTGACCGCAGGACTCGCTGGGAGGAAGCAGCTTGGCCACCGCAGCCGTCACTGCCTGCCCAGGCTGATGCTCTGCTCCCTCTCGGCATGCTCGGCTGTGCCATGGGCAGGGTATCACGCGCAGGGCAGGGTACAATGCCTGCACAACTATCCTGACGGTGCTGGGACTGCCCCGGTGTTGATGGGATTCATGGTGACAGGGGCTGTACGTGCTGCatggggaggtgggtgctgccagAGGTGGACAGATGCCCCAGGGCCAAGTCCAAGCTGCGCCCTGCACTGTGTCCCAGGGAGTCTCCAGGACCTGGTGGATGGAGACCCTGGGGGCAGGGGGTCCAAGAGGCACCCCCGTCACCAACACGCCGCAACCCCCCCGTAAAGAGGCACGCTTGTGTTGTTTTTCAGCAGAGGCTCCTGCCCCACGATGGCACAGCCTGTTCCCCTCCTTATGCAATGTCCCCCGGCAAACCGCAGAGGAACCAAGTCACCCTGACACAGCCCGCTTGGCTTGACTACCGCCAGCGATACAGCGGGCACCTTCCTGGTGATGGAGAGCCTTTTCACCGGGCACCGCTGCCAGCTGGGTACCCCTGCCCGCACCGCCTGCCAGCTCCCTGGCGCCTGGCAGCACCAACATGTGCGTGGCACAGATAAGGGTTCACCAAGCAGGATGCTGGGGGCGCAGATAACGCTGAAGTTATCTCACCGCTTGTGTGGTAGGCAGTAAACAAGCGGCTCTGCCCTCCCTGGGAATCCCAAGCAGCgcctctgccctgccagcgagcCAGGGCACAAGGTGCgtatggggtgctggggtgcagctcCAGGGATTTGCTGTATCCAGGGATAGCCCCGTAGCCATCCCTTACCCTAAGCAAGAGCAGAACCACCCAGCCTACAGGGCTGATCCTGGGAACTGCTATtgctctgcctgcaccctgcccggCTCCCCACAGCACTGTGCATCCCTGGAAGGCTGGGACAGGCCACCGACCCACATAGCCTGCCCCCTGAAGGCACCTGTCTTCCCAGTACAAGAATGATGCCTAGAGCTGTCATGCTGGCTTGGCATGGGGGGCAGCCCAGGTGGTGGAGGTGCTGGCAGCTGATGGAGCAGGCCACCGACACCCTGGACATCACCAGTGCTTCTGTCACGTGTCTGGTTTAATGCAGAGATTTCAACCTTCTCCTGTCTCACAAAGCAAGCCCAGAGACAGATTCCTCTCTTCATCACCTCCGTCACCCCCTGTGGGCTATTGTCTGCTCCCTTCCCATCTTGCTCTTTGCAGGATGGGCTCTGtcctcctctgctccccaggcagAGCCGCCACAGCCTGCCCGGAGCCAGCGCATGAACAAACTCAGTTAGCCCCGAGAGCGGTGCCTCCAGCGAGGGCCATCTCCCGTGGAGCAAACAATGTCTCCCCTCCAGCCAGGAAATCCTGCGGTATCCCCTCCAGCAGGCACTGAGCccagctgcattttcccttgAGACAGAGGCATCCTTGAGGACGCTCTTCACCTTTTGGCAGGCCAGGGCTgagctttcctcttctctttctcacatCTCTGCTTCAGTGCAGCCAGCAGTTTGATGCTTTCTCCCCTGGGGTCTCAGTTTTCTCTCTGCTCCAAAGAGCTACTGTGCACTGCGACTATTTAAATTGCTGATTTATTTTCCGCAGGTAGAGCAGGCTCTGGCACAGCATACGTTTTAAGGTCTTTCTTACATCTCAACAACTTTGCTTTTGTGGATCTACAAACTGCCGCATCCATGCTGCCCACACTGTTGCAAACCGCTGGGCTTTGCCCTCCGCAGCATCCCCTGGGTGTGTGACCCTGGGGACGGTGTAGCCCCATCTGAATTGCCGCTGCCATGGCCATCCAACTCTCCATGCACAGGGTCAGTGGCGCCTGCTGAAGCTGCCTCTCTCTAACAGTCCTGACTTTTGGGGCAAGcccctgcaagaaaaaaacaaaagctaaaatgaCGCAGGGAAGGATGTTCCTAACCGTTTGTTGTCgcctttgaaattaatttctcctcCTCTGACCTCTCGCAGCTCTGCTTCAAGAGCAAGATGGCTACAAACACCAATTTAACTGTGCTTTGGCAATGGGCAGAGGGGTACAGGCTCTTTCACAGCTGAGCAGCAAAAGCAAGAGGTTGTTTCTGCTAGGATATGGCAAGGCAACATAGGGAGTGCTTTCctagcttctttttatttttatttaccctTGAAAGGAAAAGGACTGTTTTGCAGAGAGGCATTTCGGGTGGACTCACTGGCCTGAGAGGAGGCAAGGCAGGACCTTTTCCCTCCACCCGTCCCTGATGCTCTGCTGGGAACTCAGCTGGCCCAGCCCCACACCAGGACCCTACCTGGCTCCTCAGGGGAGAGCAGTGGGCAGCTGCCCGGGCTGCCTGGCTCCAACCGCAGCCGCCAACCCTCCTCTGCTGCCTCCGCTGCTGTCACACCGTTGTCACGCGAAGGCTTCCCGGCGCCCAGCAAGAGCTAGAAACCCGCTTTCGCTCTACGGGAGCTGACGTCCTTCGGCAGAGACGTGGGGCCGGGAGCAGCGTCCGTCCCGATGGACACCGGCGCGGGCAGTGAGCGTAGCTGTGCCGGCTGCGACGCCCATCCCCTCTGCCGCGGGGGTGCTGTAAGGATGCAGTGGGGGTGCCAGGGGCCACCGTCGAGTGCCTGCCGGCCCGTGGGGCGTTGCTCTCCACAATGAGCCGGAGGAGCCCTGCCCCGGGGAAGTCCATGATGACCACCCCCCAGCGCACGGGCTGTCCCCCCCGGCGCCGCAGGTGCTGGTAGCAGCGGGGGTTCACAAAGCGGGCCACCTCCTCAGGGCAGGTGAAGAGCCCGTTACCAGAGCAGAAGGTGAGGTGCATGGTGGCGGGgtccccgccggccgccctcTCCAGGTGCCGCCGTGCCCGGACCCACTTACGCTCCAGCGAGAGCACGTTCCAGGCATCGCTAATGCTCAGCTGCTCGTAGGGGATGCCCAGCACCTCCCGCGCCAGCGCCTCCAGCACCACGATCTTCCCCCGCACCTGGCCCAACGTCGGCACCTCCTCCCGGCACCACACGTGGCCCCGTCCCTCCTCCAGCAAGCAGCGGTGGAGCCGGGCGGCGAAACCGGGCCGGGGGAAGATGGGCAGCTCCTCCTTGATGCGCATGAGCACGGCCTCGCCAGGGTGGGCGCGGAGGAAGCGCAGGGTGCGGCGCAGGACCCCCCGCAGGCTGGCTCGCTGGAAGGTGCAGAGGTGGTAGACGTGGAGCTCGCCCCGCGCCAGCTTGCAGCGCACGTCCAGGA encodes the following:
- the LOC126041837 gene encoding LOW QUALITY PROTEIN: 1-phosphatidylinositol phosphodiesterase-like (The sequence of the model RefSeq protein was modified relative to this genomic sequence to represent the inferred CDS: inserted 1 base in 1 codon), whose protein sequence is MALERARGRPGALHSCSHRQRQGALGHPDPVCPDSWEGRCRGLNGCFRDQPGDFPAQHVRQAFPLAEDESPAHVPHARQDARHDRHWVNGRHPAPPASVPLAPTAVHPVRQAVLHCRRQTQGLVGPARRRGARCAGSMEARCRRSAAFDCTPQPAACCPDWMARLPDALPLSRLSIPGTHDSLSLFGGRRLRCQSWGLEAQLAAGIRFLDVRCKLARGELHVYHLCTFQRASLRGVLRRTLRFLRAHPGEAVLMRIKEELPIFPRPGFAARLHRCLLEEGRGHVWCREEVPTLGQVRGKIVVLEALAREVLGIPYEQLSISDAWNVLSLERKWVRARRHLERAAGGDPATMHLTFCSGNGLFTCPEEVARFVNPRCYQHLRRRGGQPVRWGVVIMDFPGAGLLRLIVESNAPRAGRHSTVAPGTPTASLQHPRGXRGWASQPAQLRSLPAPVSIGTDAAPGPTSLPKDVSSRRAKAGF